The Virgibacillus dokdonensis genome includes a window with the following:
- a CDS encoding isochorismate synthase gives MIEVQGQQVEELLREAINQMGLKQRTQLVSITKRVEAQDPVLFFASAAKLNKERCFWMSTKDAFSIVGVGNVFEINANEDRFQYIEETWKKLLDDVWVYNPFKAPGTGLVTLGGLDFDPKKPRTDLWNDFPRLQFKIPEYILTKNNSDFYLTINIKVCKDDHPIQLLKAIEAVETKLFQTVKEQLDLPKIIHKKVIAPEQWKKTVQRAKQEIQQKQMDKIVLAREMRLTFSKQVDISQMLSDLIDKQSNSYIFAFEQSDKSCFVGATPERLVRIEKKELLSTCLAGTAPRGATVEEDQRIAATLFHDPKNREEHDFVVQMIKQGINKYCTDVQIPDIPVVYPLKNLQHLYTPVTGILKDGYTIFNVIKELHPTPALGGVPRDLSMTFIRNNERLDRGWYGAPVGWLDSNEYGEFAVAIRSALIQDDEASLFAGCGIVKDSDPEEEFAETEIKFSPMLTVLGGQA, from the coding sequence ATGATAGAAGTACAGGGTCAGCAAGTTGAAGAACTTTTGCGTGAGGCTATTAACCAGATGGGATTAAAGCAAAGGACACAACTTGTAAGTATTACGAAACGAGTAGAAGCACAAGATCCCGTTCTCTTCTTTGCATCTGCTGCAAAGTTAAATAAAGAGCGTTGTTTTTGGATGAGTACAAAGGATGCATTTTCCATTGTCGGTGTTGGAAATGTGTTTGAAATAAATGCGAACGAAGATCGTTTTCAATATATAGAAGAAACATGGAAAAAATTATTAGATGATGTATGGGTTTATAATCCATTTAAAGCTCCAGGAACAGGGTTAGTGACTCTAGGTGGGCTAGACTTTGACCCAAAGAAACCTAGAACGGATCTGTGGAATGATTTTCCAAGACTTCAATTTAAAATCCCAGAATATATATTGACGAAAAATAATAGTGATTTCTATTTAACGATAAACATAAAAGTATGCAAAGACGATCATCCGATTCAGCTATTGAAAGCGATAGAAGCTGTGGAGACAAAGTTGTTTCAAACTGTAAAAGAGCAGCTTGACTTACCCAAAATTATTCATAAAAAGGTGATTGCTCCAGAACAATGGAAAAAAACGGTTCAAAGAGCGAAGCAAGAGATTCAACAAAAGCAAATGGATAAAATTGTACTTGCAAGAGAAATGCGACTTACGTTTAGTAAGCAAGTTGATATTAGTCAAATGCTAAGTGATTTAATTGATAAACAATCTAATAGTTATATTTTTGCTTTTGAACAAAGTGATAAAAGTTGCTTTGTAGGCGCTACTCCCGAACGACTTGTAAGGATAGAGAAAAAGGAGTTGTTATCCACCTGTTTAGCAGGAACTGCTCCAAGAGGCGCTACAGTGGAGGAAGATCAACGAATTGCTGCTACGCTTTTCCACGATCCTAAAAATAGAGAAGAACATGACTTTGTTGTGCAGATGATAAAGCAAGGCATTAATAAGTATTGTACAGATGTGCAAATACCAGATATACCAGTAGTTTATCCATTAAAAAATTTACAGCACTTATATACACCTGTTACGGGAATACTTAAAGATGGTTATACTATTTTTAATGTCATTAAAGAATTGCACCCCACTCCTGCATTAGGGGGAGTTCCCAGAGATTTGTCTATGACTTTTATCCGAAATAATGAGCGGCTAGATCGTGGTTGGTATGGCGCACCAGTCGGTTGGTTAGACAGTAATGAATATGGGGAATTTGCTGTAGCTATTCGTTCAGCATTAATCCAAGATGATGAAGCTTCTTTATTTGCTGGCTGTGGAATCGTGAAGGACTCAGATCCAGAAGAAGAATTTGCGGAAACTGAAATAAAATTTTCACCAATGCTGACTGTTTTAGGAGGACAAGCATGA
- a CDS encoding S8 family peptidase — MKRRRRRQTKMLSIAATCFIAFSLFTPGIAGAQETQKLHQSVSDSSKVENKLSSKLTKQFKNDDKVTFLVKFAEKADVKKAADNAKKTAKKASLTAQKVEHVQRSAVISELKATALESQTNVKDYIQKQKEKGNVETFQSFHIVNGMSVTATKKIAEKIASYPEVEKILPNEERKLFEVTVDKEEKQIKAENENLEWNVERVGAPSVWDMGFDGSGIVVASIDSGVQWDHPALQEQYRGYNSETGEVDHAASFFDATAGEEEAYDDHSHGTHVTGTMVGAEADGSNQIGVAPGAKWIAAKGLNASGVGYDNWLLSAAEWMLAPNGDASMAPDIVNNSWGGGSGLDEWYRDVVTAWREAGIFPAFAAGNTTLTNPGGPGSVAVPANYPESFAIGATDVNDVLGSFSLLGPSPYDEIKPEVTAPGVNIRSSVPGSGYEGGWNGTSMASPALSGVLALMKQADGSLTVNEMEEIAMSTANPLTDSDYPESPNNGYGHGLVNAYDAVSSLVSGLGTLEGQVTKAGEDKEAPVFEHEPLTEAYMGMDLDLNIQVSDNISVSSVDLQYTNAAGEEETIEAERVSGDYKDGSYIASIPGDQLTGESLSYTWYMNDFGNNEARSETYEVALRPGITVGYEEDFEAASAGWTVFGENNSWERGVPTSGPETAASGENVYATNLAGAYESDSNTTLVMPPIDLPKEGDAFLQFNQWYNLENNYDYGHVFISTDQEDWTQLEEISNVSDGWGNMTVDLSDYLGQRVYIGFNLDTDGSVTRDGWYIDDVALTDTPSTENVSLTAEVSNPGLLGFIDTVSLASKDKQDKQSAKKEKVDPEKIKPIQPKEKSKPKQDTVNPTLLPMQAQVSVIESGRTVTTDPATGSYSLLHAAGDFTVKAEAYGFQSQEQSVTVDPDGTSKADFTLEEVDQYTISGTITDEQTGKPIPDATILVVEDANIEPVTTDEEGNYSLTAYQGAYTLKVLASGYHGAEMKINLEDNDSTQNVELEPFYTVPGGEIAYDDGTPENARAFYDAGNGWGVKMTLPEGKETGVVDAAVFKFWNEEFPQPGGTAFQVEVWDANGPDGTPGEKIAGPVDAEAIRDENEWTVVDLEEHGIVVEEEFYVVYVQTAPNTEAPGLATDESSPNEDRSYQLVGGSWSKSPAEEGNYMIRAHVNYEVEEPEITSPKDGAITNKQKVTVEGTASPTTTIQIMNNGEEIGSAEIGEDGTFAIPAELSEGENELTAVSQLDGNPTGDSEPVKLTLDTEKPELTIDSPKNEEKLNRETVTVAGSVSDNNLDTVKVNGKKAKVQDGKYSKRILLDNGENEIKVVAQDAAGNKTKEKITVDVDFTAPKVENLTPEEDATLAAGESIKIEFESEPGLNATYAIHMPLTNTATNATELPMMETSEGHYVGYWTATSSVVAEGAVIEVKVEDNYGNKTRKQATGKLWINAEK, encoded by the coding sequence TTGAAAAGAAGAAGAAGGCGACAAACCAAAATGCTAAGCATTGCCGCAACATGTTTTATTGCATTTTCTTTATTCACGCCTGGGATAGCTGGTGCGCAAGAGACGCAGAAATTGCATCAATCTGTAAGTGATTCTAGTAAGGTAGAAAATAAGCTAAGTAGCAAATTAACAAAGCAATTCAAAAATGATGATAAGGTAACTTTTCTTGTTAAATTTGCTGAAAAGGCAGATGTGAAAAAGGCGGCTGATAATGCAAAAAAAACAGCAAAAAAAGCTAGCTTGACAGCACAAAAGGTAGAACATGTTCAACGTTCTGCAGTTATTTCAGAGTTGAAGGCTACAGCTTTAGAATCGCAAACGAATGTAAAAGATTATATTCAAAAGCAAAAAGAGAAAGGAAATGTAGAGACATTTCAATCTTTTCATATTGTGAATGGGATGTCGGTAACAGCTACCAAAAAGATAGCTGAAAAAATTGCTTCTTATCCTGAAGTAGAGAAAATATTACCGAATGAGGAACGTAAACTATTTGAAGTAACTGTTGATAAAGAAGAAAAGCAAATAAAAGCTGAGAACGAAAATCTAGAATGGAATGTGGAGCGTGTGGGGGCTCCGTCTGTATGGGATATGGGCTTTGACGGCTCGGGTATTGTAGTAGCAAGTATTGATAGCGGAGTACAATGGGATCATCCAGCTTTGCAGGAGCAGTATCGTGGATATAATTCTGAAACTGGAGAAGTAGATCACGCTGCAAGTTTCTTCGATGCAACAGCTGGCGAAGAGGAAGCTTATGATGATCACTCACACGGTACACATGTTACGGGAACAATGGTTGGAGCAGAGGCTGACGGTTCCAATCAAATCGGGGTAGCACCCGGAGCAAAATGGATTGCAGCAAAAGGATTAAATGCCTCAGGTGTCGGCTATGACAATTGGTTATTATCAGCTGCAGAATGGATGCTAGCTCCAAATGGAGACGCTTCCATGGCTCCGGATATTGTAAATAACTCCTGGGGTGGTGGCTCAGGGCTTGATGAATGGTATCGAGATGTAGTAACTGCATGGAGAGAAGCAGGTATTTTCCCAGCATTTGCCGCTGGTAATACTACTCTAACTAATCCAGGTGGGCCAGGTTCAGTAGCGGTGCCAGCCAATTATCCAGAGTCTTTTGCCATTGGTGCAACGGATGTTAACGATGTGTTAGGAAGTTTCTCTTTACTGGGACCTTCGCCATATGACGAAATAAAACCAGAAGTAACAGCACCTGGTGTTAATATTCGTTCAAGTGTGCCGGGAAGCGGTTATGAAGGAGGATGGAATGGTACATCCATGGCTAGTCCAGCGCTTTCTGGGGTTTTAGCATTAATGAAGCAAGCAGATGGAAGCCTTACTGTGAATGAAATGGAAGAAATCGCTATGTCAACTGCTAATCCGCTCACAGACAGTGACTACCCTGAATCACCGAATAACGGATATGGGCATGGACTAGTTAACGCTTATGACGCTGTTTCTTCTTTAGTATCTGGTTTAGGAACTTTAGAAGGGCAAGTAACAAAAGCTGGTGAAGATAAAGAAGCACCTGTTTTCGAGCATGAGCCATTAACAGAAGCATATATGGGGATGGATTTAGATTTAAATATTCAAGTGTCTGATAATATTAGCGTAAGTTCAGTTGATTTACAGTATACGAACGCAGCTGGGGAGGAAGAAACAATTGAAGCAGAACGTGTCTCTGGTGATTATAAGGATGGAAGCTATATAGCTTCCATCCCTGGAGATCAATTAACTGGGGAAAGTTTATCTTACACATGGTATATGAACGATTTTGGCAACAATGAAGCGAGAAGTGAAACGTATGAGGTAGCTTTACGACCGGGAATTACGGTCGGTTATGAGGAAGATTTTGAAGCAGCATCGGCTGGTTGGACGGTATTTGGAGAAAACAATAGTTGGGAGCGTGGAGTGCCAACTTCCGGACCTGAAACTGCTGCTTCTGGAGAGAATGTATATGCTACTAATTTAGCTGGTGCGTATGAGAGTGATTCAAATACGACACTTGTGATGCCGCCAATTGATCTTCCGAAAGAGGGGGACGCTTTTTTACAATTTAATCAATGGTATAACTTAGAAAACAATTACGACTATGGTCATGTGTTTATTTCCACGGACCAAGAGGATTGGACACAGCTTGAGGAAATTTCCAATGTATCTGACGGATGGGGAAATATGACAGTTGATTTATCCGACTATCTCGGCCAGCGAGTTTATATAGGCTTTAATTTAGATACAGACGGTAGTGTTACACGTGATGGCTGGTATATTGATGACGTTGCTTTAACAGATACACCAAGTACAGAAAATGTTTCTTTAACAGCAGAAGTGTCAAACCCTGGTTTATTAGGATTTATTGATACGGTAAGTTTGGCTTCCAAAGACAAACAAGATAAACAATCAGCCAAAAAGGAAAAAGTAGACCCGGAAAAAATAAAACCTATTCAACCAAAGGAAAAATCAAAACCAAAACAAGATACAGTGAATCCGACATTATTACCAATGCAAGCGCAAGTAAGTGTCATAGAAAGTGGACGTACGGTAACTACAGACCCTGCTACAGGTAGCTACTCATTATTACATGCAGCGGGAGATTTTACGGTAAAAGCTGAAGCATATGGCTTTCAATCACAAGAGCAGTCTGTAACCGTTGATCCGGATGGTACTTCGAAGGCTGATTTTACGTTAGAAGAAGTGGATCAATACACGATAAGCGGAACCATTACGGATGAACAAACAGGCAAACCTATACCAGATGCAACGATTTTAGTAGTGGAGGATGCCAATATTGAACCAGTAACGACAGATGAGGAAGGTAATTATTCACTCACCGCTTATCAGGGGGCATATACGTTAAAAGTACTTGCGAGCGGTTATCATGGTGCAGAAATGAAAATTAATCTAGAGGATAACGATAGTACTCAAAATGTGGAATTAGAGCCATTCTACACGGTGCCTGGTGGAGAAATTGCTTATGATGATGGAACACCAGAAAATGCTCGCGCATTCTATGATGCTGGAAATGGTTGGGGCGTAAAGATGACATTACCAGAAGGAAAGGAAACTGGTGTTGTTGATGCCGCTGTCTTTAAATTTTGGAATGAAGAGTTTCCACAACCAGGTGGTACTGCATTTCAAGTGGAGGTTTGGGATGCAAATGGACCAGATGGTACACCAGGTGAAAAGATAGCAGGCCCAGTTGATGCTGAAGCCATTCGCGATGAAAATGAATGGACAGTCGTCGATTTAGAAGAACATGGCATTGTGGTAGAAGAAGAATTTTATGTGGTGTATGTGCAAACAGCGCCAAATACAGAAGCACCTGGACTTGCTACAGATGAAAGCAGTCCAAATGAAGATAGAAGTTATCAACTAGTTGGTGGATCTTGGTCTAAATCACCAGCAGAAGAAGGAAACTATATGATTCGCGCTCACGTTAATTACGAAGTAGAGGAACCTGAAATTACCTCGCCAAAAGATGGCGCTATTACGAATAAGCAAAAGGTTACTGTAGAAGGAACTGCTTCACCAACGACTACGATCCAAATAATGAACAATGGAGAAGAAATTGGCTCGGCTGAAATAGGGGAGGATGGTACGTTTGCTATTCCAGCGGAACTATCAGAAGGGGAAAATGAACTAACAGCAGTCTCTCAGCTAGATGGAAATCCAACAGGCGATTCAGAGCCCGTTAAATTAACACTAGATACCGAAAAACCTGAGCTAACCATCGATTCACCAAAAAATGAGGAAAAACTGAATCGAGAGACTGTTACTGTAGCAGGTTCTGTCTCTGATAATAATTTGGACACCGTAAAAGTGAACGGTAAGAAAGCAAAAGTACAAGATGGCAAATATTCCAAACGAATTTTGTTAGACAATGGTGAAAATGAAATTAAAGTGGTAGCTCAAGATGCAGCAGGAAATAAAACGAAGGAAAAAATTACAGTGGATGTCGATTTCACAGCGCCTAAGGTTGAGAATTTAACCCCAGAAGAAGATGCTACACTAGCAGCTGGTGAGTCCATCAAAATTGAGTTTGAAAGTGAACCAGGGCTAAATGCAACCTATGCTATTCATATGCCACTAACGAATACAGCTACGAATGCTACAGAACTACCAATGATGGAAACATCAGAAGGCCATTACGTCGGCTATTGGACAGCAACAAGCAGTGTCGTTGCAGAAGGTGCCGTTATTGAGGTAAAGGTAGAAGATAATTATGGCAATAAGACACGTAAGCAAGCAACAGGAAAGTTATGGATTAACGCTGAGAAGTAA
- a CDS encoding hotdog fold thioesterase: protein MAYPNTLMEALGIETVTMTKEKVQLTMPVDKRTRQPFGYLHGGASVALAESAASIGASLHADLQTQAVFGIEINANHIRSIKNGEVTATALPIHIGKSTMVWEIKITDAENWLLCVSRCTIGVITKEK, encoded by the coding sequence ATGGCTTACCCGAATACACTAATGGAAGCACTTGGAATTGAGACAGTAACAATGACGAAGGAAAAAGTACAGCTTACCATGCCAGTCGATAAGCGAACACGCCAACCATTTGGATATTTACACGGAGGTGCCTCCGTTGCATTAGCAGAATCAGCTGCTAGTATTGGGGCGAGTTTGCATGCTGACCTCCAAACGCAAGCCGTTTTCGGAATAGAAATTAACGCTAACCATATTCGAAGCATTAAAAATGGGGAGGTTACAGCTACAGCACTTCCGATACACATTGGCAAGTCAACGATGGTCTGGGAAATAAAAATTACCGATGCAGAAAATTGGCTCTTATGCGTTTCTCGATGCACCATTGGTGTTATTACCAAAGAAAAATAA
- a CDS encoding ECF transporter S component, with protein MQPMNKQSSKLMKVIVLALLGTISLLLFFLNFPLPLLPAFLKIDFSDVPALMASFIFSPVAGVLVVAIKNLLYLAVSGAADPIGVLANFIAGMMFVVPVSMLYHKFKGVKSIVSGLVTGTIVMAVGMSVLNYFVFLPAYAWFMGWEDMSNTAIKWGIVSAGILPFNIIKGIIVGLLFVPLYVKLRAWVEEKQAKFASS; from the coding sequence ATGCAACCGATGAATAAACAATCATCCAAACTGATGAAAGTCATTGTCTTAGCTTTATTAGGTACAATTTCATTATTATTATTTTTCTTAAACTTTCCTCTGCCGTTATTACCAGCTTTTTTGAAAATTGACTTCAGTGATGTTCCGGCTTTAATGGCATCATTCATCTTTTCACCAGTTGCTGGGGTCCTTGTGGTCGCAATTAAAAACCTCTTATATTTAGCTGTATCTGGTGCCGCTGACCCAATTGGTGTACTTGCTAATTTTATAGCTGGAATGATGTTTGTTGTACCAGTGTCTATGCTCTATCACAAATTTAAAGGTGTGAAAAGTATAGTTTCTGGTTTAGTTACGGGAACAATCGTAATGGCAGTTGGAATGAGTGTTTTAAATTATTTTGTTTTCTTACCAGCATATGCATGGTTTATGGGGTGGGAAGACATGTCAAATACTGCAATTAAATGGGGGATAGTCTCTGCGGGGATACTACCATTTAATATTATAAAAGGAATAATTGTTGGCTTGTTATTTGTCCCATTGTATGTAAAGCTACGCGCTTGGGTAGAAGAAAAGCAAGCTAAATTTGCATCCTCGTAA
- a CDS encoding P1 family peptidase, with product MAYGNITDVPGIKVGNVENMEAITGCSVVVAENGAVCGVDVRGSAPGTRETALLDPVNTVNQVHAITLSGGSAFGLATADGVMRYLEEQGIGLDVRVAKVPIVPAAILFDLAVGDSKVRPDKEMGYQAAKQAKKGYFSFGNVGAGCGATVGKVAGFKHCMKGGLGSASVELDNGIVVGAFVAVNAVGDIRHPDTGEILAGPIDLDTQEMMDSITYMQKHQSQKSAGMNTTIGVIATNALLTKAEATKISQIAHNALAKTIYPAHTQMDGDTIFTLSTGQRKQSIDLIGAMAVETLEESIVQAILAAESVGGIPAYQTYKLRNR from the coding sequence GTGGCTTATGGGAACATAACGGATGTACCAGGGATAAAGGTAGGAAATGTTGAAAATATGGAAGCGATAACAGGGTGCTCTGTCGTTGTGGCAGAAAATGGTGCGGTTTGTGGTGTAGATGTTCGAGGATCAGCGCCAGGAACAAGAGAAACAGCATTATTAGATCCTGTAAATACTGTGAATCAAGTACATGCAATTACGCTTTCTGGTGGTAGCGCGTTTGGCTTAGCCACAGCTGATGGAGTAATGCGCTATTTAGAAGAGCAAGGAATAGGTTTAGATGTTCGTGTTGCTAAGGTCCCGATTGTTCCTGCAGCAATTTTATTTGATTTAGCTGTTGGTGATAGCAAGGTTCGTCCAGATAAAGAAATGGGTTACCAAGCAGCCAAACAAGCTAAAAAAGGATATTTTTCTTTTGGGAATGTTGGTGCAGGATGTGGTGCAACGGTCGGAAAAGTAGCGGGCTTCAAACATTGTATGAAGGGAGGATTAGGAAGTGCGTCAGTAGAACTTGATAATGGCATAGTTGTCGGAGCATTCGTAGCTGTAAATGCAGTTGGAGATATTAGACACCCAGACACAGGAGAAATATTAGCAGGACCAATAGATTTGGACACCCAAGAAATGATGGACAGTATTACTTATATGCAAAAACACCAAAGTCAAAAGTCTGCTGGTATGAACACGACAATTGGTGTGATAGCTACGAATGCTTTGCTTACGAAAGCAGAGGCTACCAAGATTTCACAAATAGCTCATAATGCTTTGGCAAAGACAATCTATCCTGCACATACGCAAATGGACGGTGATACGATCTTTACTTTAAGTACAGGGCAACGAAAACAATCCATTGATTTAATAGGAGCTATGGCTGTAGAAACATTGGAAGAATCCATTGTCCAAGCAATTCTAGCAGCAGAGTCCGTTGGAGGTATTCCTGCTTATCAAACATATAAGCTGAGAAATAGGTAG
- a CDS encoding 1,4-dihydroxy-2-naphthoate polyprenyltransferase: MHASNKVTVKQALNERDGLQIWWRLLRPHTLTASFVPVFVGSMLAFHEGHMNLLLFFAMLIASMLIQAATNMFNEYYDFVKGLDNEGSVGIGGTIVRDGIKPRTVLSLALTFFGMAMLLGLYISATSSWWIAVIGLICMLFGYLYTGGPLPIAYTPLGELFSGFLMGTVIIGISYYIQTKTITAEVLFASIPIAIFIGAILLSNNIRDLENDKENGRKTLAILLGRKNAIVFLGMMFIVAFVITAWLIIENIFPIWSLITFIGAIKAVDVILKFKGKTQPLEMMPAMAATGKTNSIYGILLGISLFISTFVN, encoded by the coding sequence ATGCATGCATCTAATAAAGTAACCGTAAAACAAGCGCTCAATGAAAGGGATGGTTTACAAATATGGTGGAGGTTATTACGTCCTCACACATTAACTGCTTCATTCGTACCAGTATTTGTTGGCTCAATGCTTGCTTTTCATGAAGGGCATATGAATCTACTACTTTTCTTCGCCATGCTAATTGCTTCTATGCTTATTCAAGCGGCGACAAACATGTTTAATGAGTATTATGACTTTGTAAAAGGTCTTGATAATGAAGGTTCCGTTGGTATTGGGGGTACAATCGTACGAGATGGTATTAAACCGAGAACAGTACTAAGCTTGGCATTAACCTTTTTTGGAATGGCAATGCTACTTGGTCTTTATATTAGTGCAACTTCAAGCTGGTGGATTGCAGTTATTGGTTTAATATGTATGCTTTTCGGATATTTATATACAGGAGGTCCTTTACCCATTGCCTATACTCCATTAGGTGAATTATTTTCAGGATTCTTGATGGGAACTGTGATTATCGGAATTAGTTATTACATTCAAACAAAAACCATTACTGCAGAAGTGTTGTTTGCTTCCATTCCAATTGCGATTTTCATCGGCGCTATCTTACTTTCTAACAACATTAGAGACCTAGAAAATGATAAGGAAAACGGACGCAAAACATTAGCAATTTTATTAGGGAGAAAGAATGCTATCGTGTTTCTAGGAATGATGTTTATAGTTGCCTTCGTAATAACCGCATGGCTTATTATCGAAAACATTTTTCCAATATGGTCATTGATTACCTTTATTGGGGCAATTAAAGCTGTAGATGTTATCCTAAAATTTAAAGGTAAAACGCAACCACTTGAAATGATGCCAGCAATGGCTGCAACGGGTAAAACTAATTCCATTTATGGGATTTTATTAGGAATTTCATTATTTATCAGTACGTTTGTGAATTAG
- the menD gene encoding 2-succinyl-5-enolpyruvyl-6-hydroxy-3-cyclohexene-1-carboxylic-acid synthase — MNHTEVLTRYVTNFVNELVVNGLTDAVISPGSRSTPLALTLAEHKEIKDWVIIDERSAAFFALGLAKKTKRPVVLVCTSGTATANYYPAIVEAYHSRVPLIVLTADRPHELRGIGAPQAIDQIKMYGDFVKWFHEMALPEAGTAMLHYVRNKAASAYHIAKEGNQGVVHLNFPFREPLMVDFSLNDVWEINDISCTSPILPTFEGKKHLSKQQVEEILRQLAGKQRGVIVCGPQTDLHFPVAVTKLAEKWGLPILADPLSQVRSGAHVSDVIIEGYDALLRNKTIREKLKPDFIIRFGAMPVSKAYSFYVKQHQDALQMVVENDEGFREPTNNPTTFIFAEPTTYCEALADAGTETTSKEWLQLWKQFNDIAKMHLNDQSDIEIREGEAIRAVMDSTPNQSTIFVGNSMAIRDLDSFFWKTDKQIEVLANRGANGIDGVVSSGLGACAAGVRVTLVLGDLSFFHDMNGLHAAMHYQLPLTILLINNNGGGIFSFLSQADDKKHFEALFGTPLHIDFKYVVHMYGGYYVHAKTEADVKQKLIESYNREGLSVIEVKTNRDMNANWHKTKWQAIEQEILEERNR, encoded by the coding sequence ATGAACCATACAGAAGTTTTGACGCGATACGTGACGAATTTTGTAAATGAATTAGTTGTTAATGGTTTGACAGACGCTGTTATTTCTCCTGGATCTAGATCCACGCCATTAGCGTTAACACTGGCTGAGCATAAAGAAATAAAGGATTGGGTTATTATTGATGAAAGGTCGGCTGCTTTTTTTGCGTTAGGACTTGCGAAAAAAACGAAACGTCCTGTTGTACTTGTTTGTACTTCTGGAACAGCGACAGCCAATTATTATCCTGCAATTGTGGAAGCCTATCATAGTCGAGTTCCACTCATCGTGTTAACTGCTGACAGGCCACATGAATTAAGAGGAATAGGCGCGCCTCAAGCAATTGATCAAATAAAAATGTATGGAGATTTTGTGAAATGGTTTCACGAAATGGCACTTCCAGAAGCAGGAACTGCCATGCTACATTATGTGCGAAATAAAGCGGCAAGCGCTTACCATATCGCGAAGGAAGGAAATCAGGGAGTTGTTCACTTGAATTTTCCTTTTCGTGAACCATTAATGGTGGATTTTAGTCTTAATGATGTATGGGAAATAAATGATATTTCCTGTACAAGTCCCATATTACCGACGTTTGAAGGGAAAAAGCATTTGTCTAAACAGCAAGTGGAAGAAATTTTGCGTCAATTAGCAGGTAAACAAAGAGGGGTTATTGTATGCGGACCGCAAACAGATTTGCATTTTCCAGTTGCGGTTACGAAGCTTGCTGAGAAGTGGGGACTTCCTATTTTAGCTGACCCTTTATCGCAAGTTCGATCTGGGGCTCATGTTTCTGATGTAATTATTGAAGGATATGATGCGCTACTGCGTAATAAAACCATTCGGGAAAAACTAAAGCCTGATTTTATTATTCGTTTTGGAGCCATGCCTGTTTCGAAAGCCTATTCTTTCTATGTGAAGCAACACCAGGATGCACTTCAAATGGTCGTTGAAAATGATGAAGGTTTCCGCGAACCAACCAATAATCCGACGACGTTTATTTTTGCAGAACCAACTACTTATTGTGAGGCTTTAGCAGATGCAGGGACTGAAACTACATCAAAAGAATGGTTGCAATTGTGGAAGCAATTTAACGACATTGCGAAGATGCATTTAAATGACCAATCAGATATTGAAATTAGAGAAGGGGAAGCGATTCGTGCTGTCATGGATTCAACTCCAAACCAGAGCACAATTTTTGTAGGCAACAGTATGGCAATTCGTGATTTAGATTCGTTCTTTTGGAAAACAGATAAACAAATAGAAGTGCTTGCCAATCGAGGGGCAAATGGTATTGATGGTGTTGTATCTTCTGGTTTAGGCGCTTGTGCGGCTGGGGTAAGAGTTACGCTTGTATTAGGCGATTTATCTTTTTTTCATGATATGAATGGGCTGCATGCGGCGATGCATTACCAATTGCCATTGACTATTTTATTAATTAATAATAATGGTGGTGGAATATTTTCCTTTTTATCGCAGGCTGATGATAAAAAACATTTTGAAGCTTTATTCGGTACACCTTTACATATCGATTTCAAGTATGTTGTTCATATGTATGGAGGTTATTATGTGCATGCAAAAACAGAAGCGGATGTGAAGCAGAAACTCATTGAAAGTTACAACAGAGAAGGTCTGTCCGTAATTGAAGTGAAAACAAATAGAGACATGAATGCCAACTGGCACAAAACGAAATGGCAGGCCATTGAACAGGAAATTTTGGAGGAGAGGAATAGATAG